In Acinetobacter wanghuae, the sequence TTGGTTGCTTGTGGACAATACGACAGTTTCACTTTGCCACATGAGAATGCAAATTTCGCATTGCAATGCCCTGACATGCAATACGTACAAATTGCCAATGCTGATCATGTTCCGCAACTACAACGCCGTAAAGAAACCATGCATTTATTTGCAACCTTCTTGCGTGGTAAAGATCTGAACCAAGTTGAGGGTGTGATTCCATTTACTCGTGAAGAAATGCAACAGATCGAACGCCGTGGTGAAGAACGTATTCAGGTGAAAGATGTTCAGCGTTTCTTAAGTCATCGACATTCTGCATTGCAACTTCAAGCCAATATTGTAGATATCAACTTCTTTGGTGTGTTGCTTGACATGAATGAAGGTGATGCAGAGCGGGCAGCAGAATTTCCACGTGACCTCGCTTTACATTTAGAAGATGAGCAGGGCGAGTTTAAAATTGAATGTTTGATCTTTGAACATGACGATCAACAGGTTCGCGCGTTGTTTAAACATGGTAGTTTCGAAATAGCTGAACGCTTAGGTCATTATATTGAACAACAAAAAGCGTTGATCACCGCAGACGCTTTTGATGCTGTCATTTAATTGAGTATAAAAAAACAGCGTCATTTGACGCTGTTTTTTTTCACTGCATGAATCATCCACACCAAATCACCCAAATGTTCTTCTATATCCGTAGAAGATGGATTTGAGTGGTCTTTATTAAAATATTGCTTCGGCTGATTGACTTGAACGCTGTCAAAGCCCGCATGTTGAAAAAAGTTGGTTAATTGTTGCGGTGATTGAAAATGGAAAGTAAAAGCACTGCGCGACATAAATTTCAATAATTTACTACAGGTCCAAATAAAATTCGCAAGGCGATTTCTGACAGGCTCAGGATAGATATCACTTAAATAATGCACTTCAGCAAAGTTTTCACTGTACTGTGTTATGCCTTTTAATAGGGTGTGTAGCATATCTTGGTTGAAATAATTGATCAGACCTTCACTGATCACCACCAAAGGCTTATTCGGATTGAATACAGAAAAAACCTGTGCCAATTCCGCTGTAAAAATATCAGCTGTTAATACCTCAGGTGCAGAGGCATCAATCATTTTTAATGCGGCTGTTTTGGTTTTTGCCATATCGGGCAGATCTAATTCACGATAATTGAGATCAGGATGTTTTTGTCTGAAATTCCAACTGCGCGGTGAGAGACCACTGGCAATCTCTAACACTTGAATATCAGGGTGTTGCTGAATTAATGTAGATAAATGATCATCGATCATTTGATGGCGTTGTTTTAGGGTGGTGCGCATACTACCACCGACATTTTTCTCCGCCCATGACTCTAGTGGATGCACCAGTTTTGCCAAAAACTTACCTTTCGAGGTAGCAAATACGGGATGTGAAATGCCCATTTTGTACCAAATATAACCGGTATAATGTGCAGTAAAAGATATATGGCGATGCTCTGAAAGGGGTTGTGTCATGTCATCCTGACCTTATTTTTATTGTGTCGATTGTATAAAAATACATCTTAATCAAAAAGGAACACCTTGTCGTGTTCCTTTTTTAAATTCGGCTTATTTTAAGGATCAATTCGTCTGATTTTTAAAGGCAGAAACTTCATCCACAATGTGACGCCACTCATCACCTAAGTCTAAAATCTCGTTGATTTGAATGTTTGGAATATTGCCGCGCATCCGTTCAAGACGCTGTTGATTCGGTAGTGGTAAATCTGCAATACCTTCAAGTGCCACACATTGTGCAGCTCGGTCATTACAGACTAAGCCCATGTCGCAACCAGCTTTAAGCGCAGCTTGAATACGCGCATCTGCGCCACCCGCGACACATGCGGCTTGCATGCTTAAGTCATCTGAGAATAAAACGCCGTCAAAGCCCAGTTCTTGACGAAGTATTTTTTGAATCCAAAATTCTGAGAAACCTGCAGGGTTCGGATCGACTTGATCGTAAATGACATGCGCTGGCATGAGAGCATCAAGCTGTGGTTGAAGTTGTACAAAGCTTTGCATGTCTTTTTGACGAATTTCATCTAAAGAGCGCGAATCAATAGCAGCTGCGACATGGGAATCGGCTTTAACCGAGCCGTGACCCGGGAAATGTTTCCCTGTTGAGGCCATACCTGCGCGTTTCATCCCGCTTAAAAAGGCACTTGCGAGTGGAATAATGTCGTCCATATTTTTAGCAAAACTACGATCGCCAATTACATCGCTGACATCATTTAAGTCCAAAACAGGCGCAAAGCTAAAGTCGATGCCGACAGCAAGCACTTCAGTTGCCATCAGCCAACCGCATTTTTCAGCTAACTCAAGCGCACGCTTCGATTCAGTTGTATATAGTTCGCCAAAACGTCCCATCGCAGGGAGTAAGGTGAAACCTGTTTTTAAGCGTTGTACCCGTCCACCTTCTTGATCGACTGCGATTAAAATATCAGGTCGAAGTTGGCGCATATGATCGGTTAAGGCACGTACTTGGGCAGGTGATTCAATATTTCGAGCAAATAAAATCACGCCACCGACTTGCGGAGCGGACAAGAGTTGAATATCTTCTTGAGTCAGTGTTGTGCCAGCGATGTCGAGCATCAATGCGCCAATCATATGCGGAATCCGAGTTTAAATTTTTCAGCAAAAACAATACCTGAATTTCGCAATGATTTGCTACACTTTATTAGCACAGAATATGATAAAACTACACGATATAAACATATTAAGTTGTTTAAGATATTGAATCCTTTCAATTCTGATCGAAAAACAACACAGTTAAATTGGTTTAGAGACCAAGGACGTACGAATTATTTATGAAACTTCAAACGATAGCTTGTGCAGTTGCGCTTGCAACTGGCGGATTGTTCTTTACCCATATCGTCAATGATGCCATCGCAGCAGAAAAAGCGGCTGTGGTCAGCACCACGATTCAGCCATCAAAAGAACAAGCCTTAGTTTCTCGTCAGTTGGCAACGTTGGTCGATCGTCAGCATTATTTAAATCAACGCTTAGATGCAGCGACTTCACAACGTATTTTCGATTTTTATATTGACAGTCTAGATCCTGAACATAGCCTATTTTTAGCGCCTGAGCTTGAAAGTTATAAAAAGCGCTTTGCTGCTAATTTTGGTGCGAATCTAAAAGCAGGTGATTTATCAGGGTCGTTTGAGATTCATGCGCAATATCGTGATCGCTTGAAACAGTTCTACAGCTATATGTTGGCTGAGTTGAAAAAACCGCAGAATTTGAATCAACCGAATGTCTATATTGATACGGATCGTGAAAAGGCAGCATTCTTTAAAACCAGTGAAGAACAGCGGTCACATTGGAATAAAATGTTGGTCTCTCAGCTGATTAATCTTACGATTAGTAAAGAAGAAGAAGCAGCGAAACAAAAAGCCTTGAAGGACAATCCTGAGCTTGCCAATGGTCAAGATTTGGCAGGGCCAGAAGATTTAACCCCAGCACAGACCTTAACCAAGCGTTATACCCGTCAATTGGAACGTTTAAGTCGAATTAAGAGCGATGATGTTTTAGACAAAACATTAAATGCAATGATGCTGACCTATGATCCACATAGTAACTATTTCCCACCTGTTGATGCGATGGAGCTGAATCGTCAAACGACCTTACAGCTAGAAGGCATTGGTGTATCTATTCGTCCTGAACGTGGCAATGAAGATTACACCAAGATTGAAACCATTGTTGAAGGTGGGCCTGCGAGTAAAACAGGTCAAGTGAAATCAGGTGATCGCATTATTGGTGTGGCACAAGATGGCGACAAAATGGTCGACGTGATTGGTTGGCCAAGCAATGAAATTGTCGGCTTAATCCGTGGTAAGCGTGGCACTAAAGTGACTGTTCGTCTTTTAGGTGCGGGTGCTGCAATCGGCCAAGCACGCAACGTCACTATTACTCGTGATGTGATTCAAGAAGAAGACGCGGGTGTACGTACCCGTACCGTTGACATTGAACGTGATGGTCAAAAATATAAATATGGTGTGATTGAAATTCCATCGTTCTATTTAAACTATCGTGCGCGTCGTGCAGGTACGGATTATCGTTCAGTGTCTGAAGATACCAACAAAGCATTGAAAGATTTATCTGCGCAAAATGTCGCGGGGATTATTGTCGATTTACGCAATAACCCAGGGGGTTCACTTGAAGAAGTCGCGCGTATGCTTGGGCAAGTGATTAAATCAGGACCTGTGGTACAAATTCGTGACGGCAATGGTAATGTTAGTGTCTTTGAAGATGATGATGGTGGCGCGCAAACCTATGCGGGTCCATTGGCGGTCATGATTAACCTCGCTTCAGCATCAGCAAGTGAGATTTATTCGGCTGCAATTCAAGATTATGAACGCGGTATCGTGATTGGTAGCACTACAACGGGTAAAGGTACAGCCCAAGTGCAACTCGATTCATTGGCGTATGGTCAAGCCACTTTAACCCAACGTAAATTCTACCGTGTGACGGGTGGCAGTACCCAAAATAAAGGCGTGATTCCAGACATTAAACTTGTTGATATTTACAATGAAGAGTTTGGTGAGCGTAAAGCCAAGAATGCTTTGAAGTGGGATACCATTCCAACCGCACCGTTTAAACGTGAAGGTGAGATTCAAAAATACGTACCGGATTTGATTAAATCATCAACAATGCGTGTAACGCTTGATCCACAGTTTAAATATTTGGAACAGCGCAAAAGTTTAGTCAAAAAAGCTGATGAAAAGAAACGTGTGGTTTTAGACTTAAATCAACGTAAAGCTGAATTGCTTGAGATTGAGAAGAAAACCCTTGAAGCCGAAAATGCACGTCGTCAAGCGACAGGCTTGAAACCGTATTCAAATTGGGAAAGTTATCAAGCATCGATGGACGCATTGATTGAATCACGCGCGAAAATGAAAGTGAAAGATCGTCCCGCATTACCAGAGGAAGAAGTGTTTGTAAAAGAGGCAGCGAATGTGCTGTTGGATTATACAAATCTTCAAACTAAGTCAAAATAATCATCTAATTAGTTTTACTTTTAAAAAATCAGTCTACTTCGATAGGCTGATTTTTTATTATTTGTTTTATAACCGTAAATAAATCTTTATTTGTTCTTAAGGAAAGTGTTACCCACGTAGTACATCACACTAAACATGTGATCTACATCGAAGAATTGCGCATAACTGACAATTATTATGATTTGCTAAAATTTCAAAGATTCATAATATATAACAAGAAGATTGTACTTTTACTGAATGGCTTATAAATAGATGCCATAAGCGTTCAAGATAACTTCCTTTGGGTGTTTCAAAACGATTAATGCATAAATTGAAAGGTTAAGTAACATTCAAAATTTGAGAAAGTGGCGACCTAAAAAGGACATGCTGGATACAGCAATAAAGCAGGATCAGT encodes:
- the nagZ gene encoding beta-N-acetylhexosaminidase, with product MIGALMLDIAGTTLTQEDIQLLSAPQVGGVILFARNIESPAQVRALTDHMRQLRPDILIAVDQEGGRVQRLKTGFTLLPAMGRFGELYTTESKRALELAEKCGWLMATEVLAVGIDFSFAPVLDLNDVSDVIGDRSFAKNMDDIIPLASAFLSGMKRAGMASTGKHFPGHGSVKADSHVAAAIDSRSLDEIRQKDMQSFVQLQPQLDALMPAHVIYDQVDPNPAGFSEFWIQKILRQELGFDGVLFSDDLSMQAACVAGGADARIQAALKAGCDMGLVCNDRAAQCVALEGIADLPLPNQQRLERMRGNIPNIQINEILDLGDEWRHIVDEVSAFKNQTN
- a CDS encoding class I SAM-dependent methyltransferase, with the translated sequence MTQPLSEHRHISFTAHYTGYIWYKMGISHPVFATSKGKFLAKLVHPLESWAEKNVGGSMRTTLKQRHQMIDDHLSTLIQQHPDIQVLEIASGLSPRSWNFRQKHPDLNYRELDLPDMAKTKTAALKMIDASAPEVLTADIFTAELAQVFSVFNPNKPLVVISEGLINYFNQDMLHTLLKGITQYSENFAEVHYLSDIYPEPVRNRLANFIWTCSKLLKFMSRSAFTFHFQSPQQLTNFFQHAGFDSVQVNQPKQYFNKDHSNPSSTDIEEHLGDLVWMIHAVKKNSVK
- a CDS encoding carboxy terminal-processing peptidase, giving the protein MKLQTIACAVALATGGLFFTHIVNDAIAAEKAAVVSTTIQPSKEQALVSRQLATLVDRQHYLNQRLDAATSQRIFDFYIDSLDPEHSLFLAPELESYKKRFAANFGANLKAGDLSGSFEIHAQYRDRLKQFYSYMLAELKKPQNLNQPNVYIDTDREKAAFFKTSEEQRSHWNKMLVSQLINLTISKEEEAAKQKALKDNPELANGQDLAGPEDLTPAQTLTKRYTRQLERLSRIKSDDVLDKTLNAMMLTYDPHSNYFPPVDAMELNRQTTLQLEGIGVSIRPERGNEDYTKIETIVEGGPASKTGQVKSGDRIIGVAQDGDKMVDVIGWPSNEIVGLIRGKRGTKVTVRLLGAGAAIGQARNVTITRDVIQEEDAGVRTRTVDIERDGQKYKYGVIEIPSFYLNYRARRAGTDYRSVSEDTNKALKDLSAQNVAGIIVDLRNNPGGSLEEVARMLGQVIKSGPVVQIRDGNGNVSVFEDDDGGAQTYAGPLAVMINLASASASEIYSAAIQDYERGIVIGSTTTGKGTAQVQLDSLAYGQATLTQRKFYRVTGGSTQNKGVIPDIKLVDIYNEEFGERKAKNALKWDTIPTAPFKREGEIQKYVPDLIKSSTMRVTLDPQFKYLEQRKSLVKKADEKKRVVLDLNQRKAELLEIEKKTLEAENARRQATGLKPYSNWESYQASMDALIESRAKMKVKDRPALPEEEVFVKEAANVLLDYTNLQTKSK